The Dyella caseinilytica genome has a window encoding:
- the yedA gene encoding drug/metabolite exporter YedA, which translates to MTDSAANTLATPSQEKSHAGNWVPLSMFALYIIWGSTYLGIRVALQSYPPFLLAGIRFAVASLLMLGYLRWRGVPMPTARQWRNAAITGVLLLGMGNGLVCFAEESVSSGISAVVVATMPLFAAIFTGLYGEWPTRGETLGLMIGFIGVIVLNLGSALTASHLGAAALLVASMAWAFGSVWSRRQDMPTGMMNTCAQMLCGSVALLTAGWLSGEKLPTSPTLHATLAAAYLVVFGSLIAFSAYLYVLKHARPAFATSYAYVNPPVAVLFGVLLLGEKVGPFDLGGMAVILVGVVIITLARQRRAH; encoded by the coding sequence ATGACTGACTCCGCCGCCAACACCCTCGCCACGCCATCGCAAGAAAAGAGCCATGCGGGCAACTGGGTGCCGTTGTCGATGTTCGCGCTGTACATCATCTGGGGCTCGACCTACCTCGGCATTCGCGTTGCGTTGCAGAGCTACCCACCCTTCCTGCTGGCAGGCATTCGATTCGCCGTTGCCAGTCTGCTGATGCTCGGCTATCTGCGTTGGCGCGGCGTGCCCATGCCCACCGCACGCCAATGGCGTAATGCAGCGATTACCGGCGTGCTTCTGCTCGGCATGGGCAATGGCTTGGTCTGCTTTGCAGAAGAAAGCGTCAGCTCAGGCATCTCTGCCGTCGTGGTGGCGACCATGCCGCTGTTCGCTGCGATCTTTACCGGCCTGTACGGCGAATGGCCCACACGCGGTGAAACACTGGGCCTGATGATTGGTTTTATCGGCGTGATCGTGCTGAATCTCGGCAGCGCGTTGACCGCTTCACATCTGGGCGCTGCGGCCTTGCTGGTCGCATCCATGGCGTGGGCATTCGGCTCAGTGTGGAGCCGTCGCCAGGACATGCCGACAGGCATGATGAATACCTGCGCGCAGATGCTATGCGGCAGCGTCGCCTTGCTTACTGCCGGGTGGTTGAGTGGTGAAAAGCTGCCGACCAGCCCGACTTTGCACGCAACTCTCGCTGCCGCTTATCTGGTGGTGTTCGGATCGCTTATCGCTTTCAGCGCTTACTTATATGTGCTCAAACACGCGCGTCCGGCGTTCGCCACCAGCTACGCATACGTCAACCCACCGGTTGCAGTGTTGTTTGGCGTGCTGCTACTGGGCGAAAAAGTTGGCCCATTCGATCTGGGAGGCATGGCAGTCATCCTGGTTGGCGTCGTCATCATCACGCTGGCGCGCCAACGACGAGCTCATTGA
- a CDS encoding fimbrial protein, whose translation MLRKLLLVMGIVVSAAHAGTAVAQTQFDMTGEIDPGTCQWAVGDDDRTIVFDPIDASVLNVYGSGNFQTFNLTLQNCAPGMTGATFVFGGTPDTSDPLRFLNTGSAKGAAVELESADGLNIGANGTNNTRTVPVVNNGAVIALRAGYWRVGSVSAGSVSSVATVTVVYQ comes from the coding sequence ATGTTGCGCAAGCTCCTACTTGTCATGGGGATCGTCGTGTCGGCAGCGCATGCCGGCACGGCTGTTGCGCAAACGCAGTTCGACATGACTGGCGAAATCGATCCGGGCACCTGTCAGTGGGCGGTGGGGGACGACGATCGCACCATCGTGTTCGATCCCATCGATGCCAGTGTGCTTAACGTGTACGGCTCGGGTAATTTTCAAACATTCAATCTCACCCTCCAGAACTGTGCACCGGGAATGACCGGCGCGACATTCGTGTTTGGAGGGACGCCAGATACCAGTGATCCTTTGCGTTTCCTCAACACGGGCAGTGCGAAGGGCGCAGCGGTGGAGCTGGAATCGGCCGATGGTTTGAACATCGGTGCAAACGGCACCAACAACACGCGTACCGTTCCTGTCGTCAATAACGGGGCCGTGATTGCGTTGCGTGCGGGTTACTGGCGTGTAGGGTCGGTAAGCGCCGGAAGTGTCAGTTCAGTGGCGACGGTTACGGTGGTTTATCAATAA
- a CDS encoding fimbrial protein, translating to MRTFTLKLAIATGLLCVASFAQAQTTFNITGNITAGTCTIAVNSGNPLNVGTFNANLFTGSYQSGFVAPINISYSNCAAGMQSITFKFTGTADKTTGGNANFWDSGLPGAPFELRDTNASGAVLPPSGATPIQINNPGTSGTHPITAQFHQTGALSKTGAGTATVTLGVTYQ from the coding sequence ATGCGTACATTTACTTTGAAACTCGCTATTGCGACGGGCTTGTTGTGCGTCGCTTCGTTTGCACAGGCTCAAACCACCTTCAACATCACCGGCAACATTACAGCCGGTACCTGCACCATTGCGGTCAACAGCGGCAACCCGCTGAATGTGGGTACCTTCAATGCGAACCTGTTCACTGGCAGTTACCAGTCTGGGTTTGTTGCACCCATCAATATCAGTTATTCCAACTGCGCAGCGGGCATGCAGTCCATTACGTTTAAGTTTACCGGTACGGCAGACAAGACCACCGGCGGCAATGCCAACTTTTGGGACAGCGGTCTGCCGGGTGCACCCTTTGAGTTGAGAGATACAAATGCCTCGGGCGCGGTTCTTCCGCCGAGCGGCGCAACTCCCATTCAGATCAACAATCCTGGCACCAGCGGTACTCACCCAATTACGGCACAGTTCCACCAGACCGGTGCCTTGAGCAAAACCGGCGCGGGTACAGCCACCGTTACCCTTGGCGTTACCTACCAGTAA
- a CDS encoding fimbrial protein, translated as MKYKYSTWALFAAMTLQSTPAFSTDLTINFNGQFLVPTCNFSVNGGNSTNIGTYPNTSFNTNTSTPTVQIPLVATGCLLGINTIHLYFSGTADTSNNHLWSVNSGSAVRGVAIELLYNGQSTQIWPNSSINWNGVDPTQLTNTFNMWAHFYKTTGAVTAGSINVPITINFTYN; from the coding sequence ATGAAATATAAGTACTCAACGTGGGCTTTATTCGCAGCGATGACGTTGCAGTCAACACCTGCTTTTTCGACAGATTTGACTATTAATTTCAATGGTCAGTTCCTCGTGCCAACCTGCAATTTTTCTGTCAATGGTGGAAACAGCACGAACATAGGTACCTATCCAAATACGTCTTTCAATACCAATACGTCAACACCTACGGTGCAGATTCCACTCGTTGCGACAGGGTGCTTGTTAGGCATCAACACCATTCATCTCTATTTCTCAGGTACAGCCGACACTTCGAACAACCACTTATGGTCCGTGAACAGTGGATCTGCGGTTCGAGGCGTAGCTATCGAGCTGCTGTACAACGGCCAATCGACACAAATATGGCCAAATAGCTCCATTAACTGGAATGGTGTCGATCCGACCCAGTTGACGAATACGTTCAACATGTGGGCGCATTTCTACAAAACGACCGGAGCTGTTACCGCAGGCAGCATCAACGTGCCCATCACCATCAACTTCACTTACAACTGA
- a CDS encoding fimbrial protein gives MTTYLTPPSQNYEVAIGASRWMRIALATFALLLLGTAKTAFAAGNCQYTSTTPTWVTQVGTLSGSATVGRDAPIGTVIYEMGYASSVVPTLLCTAGSYQVQTSLVSQPYPLSSYVDPSGYPVYQTAIPGIGVRINGATTPVPGHGGIVNYPAPSNPISFTNGSNFRLDLIKISSTVGAGTITAAGLPTFQTSEVSMDGGNSTRFLLATVIGQVSIISSTCTTPNVSVNLGAHLTTELRGVGTTTATWVPVNIRLNNCPAFFGSTYTTFNADTSRTTTGTLAQNSIGYSVNPTNGVANATNGVMNLSSGGATGIGIQLANSSGTPVQFNTATPSGLTLNQTSSANYTISLQARYYQTGASITAGAANATATVTLSYL, from the coding sequence ATGACAACGTACTTGACTCCCCCATCTCAAAACTACGAGGTTGCTATTGGCGCCTCGCGCTGGATGCGTATTGCGCTGGCAACGTTCGCTCTTTTGCTTTTGGGTACAGCAAAGACGGCGTTTGCAGCGGGTAATTGTCAATACACCTCCACAACACCAACATGGGTGACCCAAGTGGGAACCTTATCTGGTAGCGCTACGGTTGGGCGAGACGCACCCATTGGGACGGTCATCTACGAGATGGGTTACGCGAGTAGCGTCGTGCCTACATTGCTCTGTACGGCTGGAAGTTATCAGGTACAGACATCCTTGGTGAGTCAGCCCTATCCACTGTCGAGTTACGTTGATCCTTCGGGTTACCCGGTTTACCAAACAGCCATTCCAGGTATAGGAGTGCGAATCAATGGCGCCACAACTCCGGTGCCAGGCCACGGTGGGATCGTTAATTACCCGGCTCCTTCAAATCCTATTAGCTTTACAAATGGTTCCAATTTCAGATTGGATCTCATCAAGATCAGTAGCACAGTGGGTGCCGGCACAATAACTGCCGCTGGCTTGCCTACTTTCCAAACATCTGAAGTCAGTATGGACGGCGGTAATTCCACGCGCTTCTTGTTGGCCACTGTCATCGGACAAGTCAGCATCATTTCCAGTACTTGTACGACACCCAACGTGTCGGTCAACCTTGGTGCGCACTTAACCACTGAGCTGAGAGGCGTAGGTACGACTACGGCTACATGGGTGCCCGTCAATATTCGGTTGAACAACTGTCCGGCATTCTTCGGGTCTACGTATACGACTTTTAATGCCGACACTTCGCGAACGACAACGGGGACGCTTGCCCAGAATTCCATCGGGTATAGCGTCAATCCGACTAACGGTGTTGCGAACGCCACGAACGGCGTGATGAATCTCTCGTCTGGCGGGGCAACTGGCATCGGCATTCAGTTGGCCAACTCCAGCGGCACACCGGTTCAGTTCAACACGGCGACACCTTCGGGACTAACCCTTAATCAGACGAGTTCGGCCAACTACACCATTAGTCTCCAAGCGCGTTACTACCAAACAGGTGCGTCTATCACCGCGGGGGCTGCCAATGCCACCGCAACCGTCACGTTGAGCTACCTGTGA
- a CDS encoding fimbria/pilus outer membrane usher protein, with product MSTKQSSKTERIRAVAPMRQRLLSVWIIATLISPSLLRAAAVDPAAGPSADPAAATAVTFDADFFPAGMAPKVDLSRFEKSGAVAPGIYRGDVILNRVWRANTDIVLDVAPDGKDVLPCFDKASLASYGVDLKKVAADTTHPDKKPVPDGRFCSPLRDYIPGATTSFDGGEQTLTIEVPQIYSSHNARGWVDPSEWNSGINAAVIGYNANFYRNDDGNRALASGYLGLNLSQHFGSWSVNHTGSLMWTEGQGNKYQASATFLQHDIPSLGAQMLAGDTFTSGDLFDSVRLRGVRLFSDDRMLPNSLRGYAPIVRGVADTNAHLIIRQHGYVVYDTNVAPGPYVIDDLAPTGYGGDLDVEQIEADGRVKRFTVPFAAVPMSLRPGMTRWSLAAGKINQLNLVDEPTLLQGTYQRGLTNLVTAYGGATLATDYASVIGGAAFNTKVGAFAADVTEARNRVPGHSATTGTSVRLSYNKNLVDTGTNFAVAAYRYSTSGYVGLQDATYMRDAAARGQNPDNVQRQRNRLDVNISQNLGDRYGQFFLTGSVLDYWNARGRQVNFSAGYSNRWKLLNYSISAQRTRDTTIANSAYTSPITDVIPGDITGALGAPTTPGRVDTSIFLTLSMPLGRSAHAPIFNTLVNRSQQGGTNEQASVSGTLGSEQRLAYGATLSHDTSATNASVNAQYNGSHGNYAGSYSYGTNYSQASVGTSGSLILHAGGFTFSPPTGDTIALVHAPNAKGARIMSGQGSVVDGNGYAVVPYLQPYQLNTVELDPKDSSTSVELKSTKEKVAPRAGTVTLLNYETTSGRALLVETNLPDGRPVPFGANVLDEKGDNIGVAGQASRLYVRDMQSSGVITVQWGDGEADSCQIKVQLKPQAKGVRTDMEKIQAPCVLKASATTQHANSSITKTVAVLNHGGNSMWLDGVTEYAPLRHNYISHGLTASDTV from the coding sequence GTGTCCACCAAGCAGTCCAGCAAAACGGAACGTATCCGTGCTGTGGCGCCCATGCGCCAGAGACTGCTGTCCGTTTGGATCATCGCGACCCTGATTTCACCGTCGTTGTTACGTGCGGCAGCTGTCGATCCTGCCGCCGGTCCATCGGCCGATCCCGCAGCGGCGACGGCGGTGACCTTCGATGCGGATTTCTTTCCTGCAGGCATGGCGCCGAAGGTGGATCTCTCGCGCTTTGAAAAGAGTGGTGCCGTTGCGCCGGGTATCTATCGTGGCGACGTGATTCTAAATCGCGTCTGGCGTGCAAATACCGATATCGTTTTGGACGTTGCCCCGGATGGCAAGGACGTATTACCTTGTTTCGACAAAGCCTCGCTTGCGAGCTACGGCGTCGATCTGAAAAAAGTCGCCGCCGATACCACGCATCCTGACAAAAAGCCTGTTCCGGACGGTCGTTTCTGCAGTCCGCTGAGGGACTACATTCCCGGTGCCACCACCAGCTTCGACGGTGGCGAACAAACGCTCACCATCGAAGTGCCGCAAATCTACTCGTCGCACAACGCACGCGGGTGGGTCGATCCTTCCGAATGGAATAGCGGCATCAACGCTGCGGTCATCGGTTACAACGCCAATTTCTACCGCAACGACGATGGCAATCGCGCGCTCGCCAGCGGCTATCTCGGCTTGAATCTGTCACAGCACTTTGGTTCGTGGAGTGTCAACCACACCGGCTCGCTCATGTGGACCGAGGGTCAGGGCAACAAGTACCAGGCCAGTGCCACCTTCTTGCAGCACGATATCCCGTCACTGGGCGCGCAAATGTTGGCGGGTGACACATTCACGTCGGGCGATCTGTTCGATAGCGTGCGCCTGCGCGGTGTGCGTCTCTTTAGTGACGATCGCATGCTGCCCAACTCGCTGCGCGGCTATGCACCCATCGTGCGCGGCGTGGCCGATACGAATGCCCATCTGATTATTCGCCAGCATGGCTATGTGGTGTACGACACCAACGTGGCGCCTGGTCCGTACGTCATCGATGATTTGGCCCCCACGGGCTACGGTGGCGATCTGGATGTAGAGCAGATCGAAGCCGATGGTCGCGTAAAGCGCTTCACGGTGCCCTTTGCCGCGGTGCCGATGTCGTTGCGTCCAGGTATGACGCGCTGGAGTCTGGCGGCCGGCAAGATCAACCAGCTCAATCTGGTGGATGAGCCGACCCTGTTGCAAGGCACGTATCAACGCGGCCTCACCAACCTGGTCACGGCGTATGGCGGTGCCACTTTGGCCACTGATTACGCATCGGTGATCGGTGGTGCGGCGTTCAATACCAAAGTGGGCGCTTTCGCAGCCGACGTAACCGAAGCGCGCAATCGCGTACCCGGGCACTCGGCCACGACGGGCACGAGCGTTAGGTTGAGCTATAACAAAAATCTCGTCGACACTGGCACCAACTTTGCGGTCGCTGCTTATCGGTATTCCACCAGCGGCTACGTCGGTCTGCAGGACGCTACGTATATGCGTGATGCTGCAGCGCGTGGTCAGAACCCCGACAACGTCCAGCGCCAGCGCAACCGCTTGGATGTGAACATCAGCCAGAACCTTGGCGATCGCTACGGCCAATTCTTTCTGACCGGTTCCGTGCTCGACTATTGGAACGCGCGGGGCCGCCAGGTAAATTTCAGTGCGGGCTATAGCAATCGTTGGAAACTGCTCAACTACAGCATCAGCGCACAGCGTACGCGCGACACGACGATTGCCAATTCGGCGTACACAAGTCCGATCACGGATGTCATCCCCGGCGATATCACCGGGGCATTGGGTGCACCCACCACGCCAGGTCGCGTCGACACCAGCATCTTCCTCACGCTTTCTATGCCGCTGGGGCGGAGCGCGCATGCGCCGATCTTCAATACGCTAGTCAACCGTTCGCAGCAAGGCGGCACCAACGAGCAAGCCAGCGTCAGCGGCACACTTGGCAGCGAGCAGCGTTTGGCTTACGGCGCCACCCTAAGCCATGACACAAGCGCCACCAACGCGAGCGTGAACGCCCAGTACAACGGCAGTCATGGCAATTACGCTGGCAGCTACAGCTATGGCACCAACTATTCGCAGGCGAGTGTCGGCACCTCGGGCTCGCTGATACTGCATGCGGGTGGCTTCACCTTCTCGCCGCCCACAGGCGACACCATTGCCCTAGTGCACGCGCCTAACGCCAAAGGCGCTCGCATCATGAGCGGTCAGGGTTCGGTGGTGGATGGAAACGGCTATGCCGTCGTGCCGTATCTGCAGCCTTATCAGCTCAACACCGTCGAGCTTGATCCCAAGGACTCCAGTACCAGTGTGGAGCTGAAGTCCACCAAGGAAAAAGTAGCCCCGCGCGCAGGCACGGTGACACTGCTCAATTACGAAACCACCAGTGGCCGCGCGTTGCTGGTTGAAACAAACCTGCCTGATGGCCGTCCCGTGCCGTTCGGCGCCAACGTGCTGGACGAGAAAGGCGACAACATCGGGGTCGCCGGCCAGGCAAGCCGACTCTACGTCCGCGACATGCAATCGTCCGGCGTCATCACCGTGCAGTGGGGTGACGGCGAGGCGGATTCGTGCCAGATCAAGGTGCAACTCAAGCCTCAGGCCAAGGGTGTGCGCACGGATATGGAAAAAATCCAGGCGCCATGCGTGCTCAAGGCATCGGCTACTACACAACACGCAAATTCATCGATCACTAAGACTGTTGCCGTGCTCAACCACGGCGGCAACAGCATGTGGCTCGACGGCGTAACGGAATATGCGCCTCTAAGACACAATTACATTTCTCACGGGTTAACCGCGAGTGACACGGTATGA
- a CDS encoding fimbrial biogenesis chaperone produces MNNVMRYAMAGCLLLAGVFAGRSEASVVIGGTRVVYPAQDKEVTVKLTNEGNQPALVQVWLDDGDEKSTPDTAKVPFTVMPPVFRIDPSKGQAVRLVYTKEPLPTDKESLFWVNVLEVPPKAAEDGKNHLQFAFRTRIKLFFRPTGLSGDVATARDKLTWKVVPNTKGKGFAVQVTNPTPYHVSFAHVGVKAGDREINGDGGMVAPGASTVFPIEGLNSDPGAGAQVVFTTINDFGALDKVVKPLGQ; encoded by the coding sequence ATGAATAACGTAATGCGCTATGCCATGGCAGGCTGTCTCTTACTCGCGGGCGTGTTCGCCGGCCGCAGCGAAGCCAGCGTGGTGATCGGCGGCACGCGTGTCGTGTATCCGGCCCAAGACAAGGAAGTTACCGTCAAGCTGACCAACGAGGGCAACCAACCCGCGCTCGTGCAGGTATGGCTGGACGACGGCGATGAAAAATCCACGCCGGACACGGCAAAAGTGCCTTTCACGGTGATGCCCCCGGTTTTCCGTATCGATCCGTCCAAGGGGCAGGCGGTGCGTTTGGTCTACACCAAAGAACCGTTGCCGACCGATAAGGAAAGCCTGTTCTGGGTGAACGTGCTCGAAGTGCCACCGAAGGCTGCCGAAGACGGCAAGAACCATCTGCAGTTCGCTTTCCGTACGCGCATCAAATTGTTTTTCCGTCCGACGGGTTTGTCGGGCGACGTAGCGACGGCTCGCGACAAGCTCACATGGAAAGTGGTGCCCAATACCAAGGGCAAAGGCTTTGCCGTGCAAGTTACGAACCCTACGCCTTACCACGTGTCGTTTGCACACGTTGGCGTGAAAGCGGGTGACCGCGAGATCAACGGCGACGGCGGCATGGTTGCGCCGGGTGCGTCCACGGTTTTCCCCATCGAAGGTCTTAACAGTGACCCAGGTGCGGGTGCGCAAGTGGTGTTCACCACCATCAATGATTTTGGCGCGCTCGACAAGGTTGTAAAGCCGCTCGGTCAATAA
- a CDS encoding fimbrial protein — protein MKHIKLASALVVAMGIAATGVASAAASTGGTITFTGAVTDQTCTVTGGAGTNGGTGNFTVALDPVPATALAAATDTAGNKPFQVIIGGPGQSTCQDGKVATMSFVPSSPQIDPATGALVNALSGQATNTEVQVLDGTGTAIALNDPSNAVQSPAIANNTATIDFQAQYLAVNGGATAGLVSTDVLYQVVYN, from the coding sequence ATGAAGCACATCAAACTCGCCTCGGCACTCGTTGTTGCTATGGGCATTGCCGCGACTGGCGTTGCCAGCGCAGCGGCTTCCACCGGCGGCACCATCACCTTCACGGGTGCTGTGACCGACCAGACCTGCACCGTCACCGGCGGCGCTGGCACCAACGGCGGCACGGGCAACTTCACCGTCGCCCTCGATCCGGTTCCGGCTACCGCGCTGGCCGCTGCTACCGACACCGCCGGCAACAAGCCGTTCCAGGTGATCATCGGTGGCCCGGGCCAGAGCACCTGCCAGGACGGCAAGGTCGCCACCATGTCGTTCGTGCCTTCCAGCCCGCAGATCGATCCGGCCACCGGCGCGCTGGTTAACGCGCTCAGCGGCCAGGCGACCAACACCGAAGTGCAGGTGCTCGACGGCACCGGTACGGCGATCGCTCTGAACGATCCGTCTAACGCTGTGCAGAGCCCGGCCATCGCCAACAACACCGCCACCATCGACTTCCAGGCGCAGTACCTGGCTGTCAACGGCGGCGCGACGGCGGGTCTGGTGAGCACGGACGTGCTGTACCAGGTCGTCTACAACTAA